Genomic DNA from Pantanalinema sp.:
CCCTGGCTCGCGGCGCTCTGGGCCGGTTCCTTCTGGCTGCTCGTGGCGTTCAGCGCCGAGTTCAACTTTAGGCTGATGGGCCATCGCCTCACCCTGCGTCCCCATGCGCCCTGGATCGCCCTCGGGATCGTCGCGCTGGCGGTCCTGGTCGTCTACCCCGCCCCCTACGATCCGCCGGCGAAGCTGACCTGGCTCGTGGTCGCCGCCCTGAGCAGCCTCTTTCAGCAGGTCCTCTACCTGGGCTTCTGGTGGCGCGCCAGGACTCTTGCGCGCTCCATTCTTCTCGCATCCGTCACTTTCATTCTTCTGTCGTATGCTTGCTTCGCGCTCGGCTCCCAGCACCCGGCCGCGACCCTCTGGAGCACCGCCTTGCTGATGGTGGCCATGATCCTCCAGCCCATCGGCTGCTTTTCCCTGCTCTTCGAGAGCGTCGCCACGGAGCTGATGGAGCAGAATCGCCAGGTGGCCGAAGAGCGCCTGCGGATCAGCCAGGTGGTCGAGGAGCGCACGGCCGAGCTGGCCGAGGCCAACGCCCACCTGCAGGAGACGCTCGCCGATCTGCGCCGTCTCGACCGGCACAAGGACGAGTTCTTCAGCGTGGTGAGCCACGAGCTGCGCACCCCGGTCTCGGCGATCCTGGGCTTCTCGGAGTTCCTCGACGACCGGATCGCGGGCGAGCTGACTCCCGGCCAGGCGGAGTTCGTGGACGGGATCCTCTCGGCCACGCGCCAGCTCGGCCTCCTGGTGGACGACCTGCTGGACGTGGCCCGGATCGCCGGGGGAACCCTGCGGCTGGAGCCCCGCCTGACCTCGCTGAGCGACCTGCTGGGCCAGGCGATCGCGATCGCCACCCCCCTCTTCGAGCGCAAGCACCAGCGTCTGCAGGTCGCGATCGCCCCCGACCTGCCCACCATCCACGCCGACCCGCAGCGCCTGATCCAGGTGGTGCTGAACCTGCTCTCCAACGCCAGCAAGTTCTCGCCCGAAAGCAGCGAGGTGTCCGTGCGCGCCGACCGGGAGCCCGGCGGCGCGGTCGTCACGGTGAGCGATCGCGGGATCGGGATCGACGCCAAGGAGCACGCCGCCGTCTTCGCGCGCTTCTACCAGTCCGATCGCTCGCTCACGCGCCGCCGGGGCGGGGTGGGGCTGGGCCTGGCCATCGCCCGCGAGCTGGTCGCGCTGCACGGGGGCCACATCAGCCTGGAGAGCGCCTTCGGCCAGGGGGCGACCTTCAGGGTCCACCTGCCCGCGGCCGAGGCCAGCGACGACTTGACCTTTGACATCAAGCAAAGAAACGTTTAAGGTTTGGTTAACCATCGTCAGAGTTGGCCCGTCGTTCCGATAACCGATCCATGCATCGACCCACGTATCGAGGAGGGACCATGAAGCTTCGTCACTGGACGCACGGGCTGCTCGCGGCCGCAACGGCCCTTTCGCTCTTGGGTTGCGGCGTCGCGTCGCCCCAGGCCGGCTCGTCGCTGAACGGGGCCTCGGGCAACCGCGTGGTCGCCGAGTCCATCCCCTCGACCGCAGCCCTCGAGCGCCTGGCCGCGGCCTCGCCCGATCGCCTCATCGACAACGCTCCTCAGGAGCCCGGCGTCGAGGGCCTCTGGCCCAAGCCGCCCGCCGAGGACCTCGGCAACCTGGGCAAGATCGAGCCCGACCTGTGGCGCGGCGCCCGCCCCACCGAGAAGGGCATGGACACGCTGCTGGCGATGGGCTGCAAGACCATCGTCAACTTCGAGAACGACAAGAAGGTCGTCGCGCAGGAGAAGGCCTGGGCCGAGGCGCGCGGCATCGCCTTCGTCTCGATCCCCCTGAGCGTCATCACCCCGCCCAAGCTCGAGAACGTCAACCGGTTCCTGTCGATCGCGAACGATCCGGCGGCGCGCCCCCTCTACTTCCACTGCATGCAGGGCCGCGATCGCACCGGCACCGCCGCCTTCGCCTACCGCATCAGCCACGATCGCTGGAGCTACGACAAGGCCTACGACGAGATGAAGGCCTACAAGTTCCACACCTACCTGCTCGGCCTGCGCGGCTTCCTCGTCTGGTACGCCAAGACCCAGGCCCCCGCCGCAGCCCCAGCCCTTTAGTCGCCGAGCTCCAGGCGCCTTCGCCCCCCGGCTGAGCCGGGGGGCGTCTTGCCGCCCGGGTGGTTGCGTCGGCAAGGCTTAATCGGTATAACCGTTCAATGCGACTTCGACTTCAGACCTGCCTGGTTCCGGCCTTGCTGGCCCTCGCCCTTTCGCGCCCCGTCGCGGCCCTTCCCGAGGCCGGGCTCGACCTCTCGTCCCGGGAGGTCAAGGCCGTCGAGCAGGGCGAGGTGGTCGTGCGGCTGCGCAACACCCACGAGTCCACCCTCAAGGACGTCCTGTGCGTCGGCCTCATCAAGGCCCCGGCGGATCGGATCTGGAGCGTGCTCATCGACTACGACCGCTACGACAAGATCTTCAAGGGGATCCTCAAGACCGAGACCCGCGCCAAGGACGGGGAGGTCGAGGACCACTACTCGCTGCTCGACTACCCCTGGCCCATGGGCGATCGCTGGGTGGTCAACCGCATCACCCACGCCGCGGACCGTCGCTCCATCACCTGGCACCGGGTCGAGGGCACGGTCAAGGAGGTCGTCGGCTCCTGGCACCTGGTGCCGGACGGGGATGAGACCATGGTGATCTACAAGGTTCGCCTCGATCCCGGAATCCCCTTCATCCCCGCCTGGGCCATCGACTGGGGCAGCCAGCGCGTCGCCCCGGACATCATCCACGCGGTGCGCCGCCAGGTCCGCTGAGCACTCGCCAAATCCCCCCAAGGGGGTCGCCACCGGCCTGACCGACGCCTCGGGCGCCTGATCGTCCCGGGGACGTCGAGCCACTTCACGGCCTGCGCCCAGGGGAGCCTCGACGGCCTCGGAGTCCCGAGTGGATCAAGAGGGACCTTCGACCTGGCGCAGTAGCTCAGGCCCGCTTCCGGGGCCGCCTGGGGACGGGGCAGAGGGCGCTCGCCAGGGCCCCGTCGACCGTGTCCACGAGGATCAGCTTCATCTCGCGCAGGAGCTCGCCCGGGATGTCGGCGAGGTCCGGCTCGTTGTGGCGCGGCAGGATGACGGTGCGGATCCCGGCGCGGCGCGCGGCGAGCACCTTCTCCTTGATGCCGCCCACCGGCAGCACCCGCCCGCGCAGGGTGATCTCGCCGGTCATGGCGATCTCGGCCCGGACCAGGCGGCTCGAGGCGAGGCTCGCGATCGCGGTGGCCATGGCGATGCCCGCGCTGGGGCCGTCCTTGGGGATGGCGCCGGCGGGCACGTGCAGGTGCACGTCGCTGACGCCGAAGAAGTCCGCAGGGATCCCGAGAAAGGCGGCCTTGCTCCACACGTAGGAGAGCGCGGCCTGGGCCGACTCCTTCATGACCTCGCCGAGCTTGCCCGTCAGGCGCAGCTGGCCCGTGCCGGGGGTGGCGGTCGCCTCGATGAAGAGGATGTCGCCGCCCGCCTCGGTCCAGGCGAGCCCCGTGACGATGCCGGGCAGATCGGGCCGCTCGGCCTCCTCAGGGTAGAATCGGCGCTTGCCCAGGTACTGCCGGGCGCGGGCGGGGGTGACCAGGACCCCGCGCCTGGGCTGCGAGCCGGTCGTCAGCTCGACGCTCACCTTGCGGCAGATGGAGGCGACCTCGCGCTCCAGGCCGCGCACGCCCGCCTCGTGGGTGTAGTCGGCGATCAGGGCGCGCAGGCCCTCGGGGGTGAACTTGAGCTCGCGCTGGGCGAGGGCGTGCTCCTTGAGCTGCTTGGGGACCAGGTACTGCTCGGCGATCGCGACCTTCTCCTCGGCGGTGTAGCCCGAGAGCTGCAGGACCTCCATCCGGTCGCGCAGCGCCGGGGGGACCGGGTCGAGGACGTTGGCGGTGGCGATGAACAGCACCCGCGACAGGTCGAAGGGCACGTCCAGGTAGTGGTCGCGAAAGTCGCGGTTCTGCTCGGGGTCGAGGACCTCCAAGAGGGCCGAGGCGGGGTCGCCTCGGAAGTCGGCCCCGAGCTTGTCGATCTCGTCGAGCATGAAGACCGGGTTGTTGGAGCCCGAGCGGGAGATGGCCTGGATGAGCCTTCCGGGCAGCGCCCCGATGTAGGTGCGGCGGTGGCCGCGGATCTCGGCCTCGTCGCGCATGCCCCCCAGGCTCATGCGCACGAACTTGCGGCCCAGGGCCCGGGCGATGGACTGGCCGAGCGAGGTCTTGCCCACCCCGGGGGGACCCACCAGGCAGAGGATCGGGCCGCGCAGGCTGGTCTCGCCGAGGCGCTCGTGCTTGAGCTTGTAGACCGCCAGGTACTCGAGGATCCGCTTCTTGATGAGGTCCAGGTCGTAGTGGTCCTCGTCCAGGATCTCGCGGGCGCGCTGGATGTCCAGCTGGTCCGGGGTGGACCTGGCCCAGGGAAGGGCGATGATCCAGTCCAGGTAGGTGCGGATCACCGTGTGCTCGGCCGCTCCCGGCGGCAGCTTCTCGAGGCGCCCAAGCTCGCGCTCGGCCTCCTTGAGGACCTCGGGGGGGAGCTTGGCCTGGTCGATCTTCTCGCGCAGCTCGCTGACCTCGGCGATGCGCTCGTCCGACTCCCCCAGCTCCTTCTGGATGGCGCGCAGCTGCTCGCGCAGGAAGTACTCCTTCTGGGTCTTGCCGAGGGTGGTCTGGACCTGGCTCTGGATGGAGGCGCCCAGCTGGTGCAGCTCCATCTCGCCCGTGAGGATCTCGCTGAGCAGATCGAGCTTGGCCCTGGCCCCCTCGGCCTCGAGGAGCGCCTGGCGCTCGGCGAGCTTGAAGTGCAGGTTGAAGGCCAGGAGGTAGGCGAGCTTGTTGGGGTCCTCCAGGTTGAGGGCGATGGTCACCAGCTCCTCGGGGAAGCCCTGGAGGTTCTCGCCGTAGCGCTGGAGGAGCTGGGTGACGTTGTGCATCATGGCCTCGACCACCCGATCGTGCCCCTCCTGGTCGGGCATGGGGGTGACGTCGGCGCGGAAGTAGGGCTCCTGCTGGGTGAAGGGCCCGATCCTGACGCGCTCCACCCCCTGGACCATGATCTTGAGGGTGTTGCTCGGCAGCTGGAGCATGTGGTGGATCTTGCAGAGGGTGCCGACCTCGTACAGGTCCGAGGGCGTGATCTCGTCGCGCTCCATGTCGCGCTGGGTGGCGACGGTGATGGCCTCGCCGCTCTCGACCGCGTCCTGGACCAGGTGCACCGACATGTCGCGCCCGACGGTGATGGGCACGACCACCCCCGGGAAGACGACCATGTCCCTCACCGCGAGGACCGGCGTGGAGGTGGGGTAGCTCACGTCGGACATGGGAACCTCCCCTCGCTCACCAGGCGCGCGCAAGCTCCATGCTTAATCCCGCACGCCTCTCGAGGAGCGCGCCGATCGCACGAAGATTCAGGACGGCCTTCGTGCGGCAGGGGGGTTGCGCCCCGGGGCGGGGGGCTCAGGCGCTGTGCTGGCGGGTCTGCTCGAGGGTGGTCACGCCGAGGCGGGCCTTGGGGCGGGTCATGGGCTGGCCACCGGGGGCCAGCGCGTTCTCGCCCAGCACGTCCAGGAGATTGACGTGGAAGCGCGAGATGACCACCTCGGGGGTCTCGGCGGCCTGCACCCGGCCGTGCAGCTCGTAGCGGATGACCTCGTCCTCCAGTTCGGCCAAAAGGCACTCCGGCATGGGCTCGTCGGTCAGGCCGTGCGTGCGCAGGGCCGCCTCGACGATGATGGCCTGGGCCAGGTCGCGCGAGACGGTGTAGGCCAGACGGACGGGGACCTTGATCTCGGCGAGGGTGGGGGCGCTCAGCAGCGAGACGCCACGGCGCAGGATGCTGCTGTTGGGGATCAGGCGCTCGCCGTGGTGCTCGGTCTCGAGGCGGGTGAAGAGGTGGCCGACGGCCTTGACCCTGCCCGCGAAGCCGCCGACGCGCACGTGGTCGCCCTCGGCGTAGAGCGTGTTCCACTTGACCACCAGGCCGCCCGCGACGTTGCCGAGGGACTCGGCCGAGGCGATGAGGGCCATGGCGCCCACCGCGACCATGGCAACGGTGACGGGTAGCGAGTAGGCTCCCGGCAGGTAGGTGATGGCGACGGCGACCGAGCCGACGGCGACCGCGATCGACCCGATGCCGCCAATCACCGAGATGAGGTTGGGGTTGACGCGCCAGCTCGGGCGCCAGGGCATTTCGGCGAGGCGCGAGGCCCCCCAGGTGATGAGCCAGGCGGCGATCGTGCCGCCCACGAGCACGGCGAGCGCCGCGAGCAGGTTCTTGGCGATGGCGAGGCCCGTGCCGAGGGGGCCATTCTGCGTTTGCTTGGCGACGCGCTCGGCCTCGGCGGCCGCCTCGAGGCGCTGTTCCCAGATCCCGGCGAGCTCCTCGCGGCTGGTGCCGGCGCTGATCGCATCCGACTCGCTGACGCTCAGGAGGGCCTCGTCCCCGAGCACGACGGCAGGCCCCTTGCGCAGGCTCTCGACGCGCAGCGCGGCGATGGAGTTGGGGTCGGAGAGCCAGCCGGCGAGCTTCTCGGTGGCGTGCATGGCGCGCTCTCGGCCCGACTGGCCGTAGCCGTCGCCGATCGAGAAGACGGCCTTGCCGCCCACCAGGACGGCTTCCTGCGGCGCCTCGGCGCGGGCGGGCAGGGCGAAGCTCAGGGCGGCGGCAAGGGCGAGGCCCGAAAGGGTCGCAGCGTTCAAGCGATGGCGCATGTTCTTCACCTCTCGTGAAAGTCGTGGAGGTATCGTACCAGCCCGTGGCGGCTCGATTCCGTGTCCCTTGCACACCTTATGTTCGGTGGTTATGTTTGCTGGTGAGGGGGGGGGCGGTCGTGGTAGCATGCGCTCGGCGCCGGGCCTTGCCCTCGGGCGCGTTTTCTCCCGTTTGGAGGTCCCGCTTGAAGCTCGTCACCTTTGAGGTCGCAACCCCTCTCGGCCGGATCATGCGGCTCGGCGCGGCGATAGGCGATCGCATCCTCGATCTCAACGCCGCCTACGTCACCGCGCTTCCCGAGCTCTCGCGCGAGGCTGCCGGCCGGTTCGCCGACGTCTACTTCCCGCCCGACATGCTGCGCTTCCTCGAGGGCGGCACCCTGGGGATGGAGGCGGCCCGGGCCCTGCTCTCGCGCTTCGTGGCGGGCACCCTCGCCGAGCGTCCCGACGCCGGCGCGATTTCCTACCCGGTGGGCGAGGTGCGGCTCCTGAGCCCCTTGACCCGGGCGAACATGCTGCGCGACTTCCTGGCCTTCGAGGCGCACACCAAGCGCGGCTACGAGCGGCGCGGCCAGGAGATGCCCGCGCTCTGGTACGAGCTGCCCGTCTACTACAAGGGCAACAACCGCTCGCTGGTGGGGCCCGACGCTGAGGTGCCGTGGCCCTCTTACACCGAGAAGTTCGACTACGAGCTCGAGATCGCCTGCGTCATCGGGAAACAGGGGCGCAACATCCCGCTCGAGAGGGCGCACGAGTACATCGCCGGCTACTGCATCCTCAACGACTTCAGCGCCCGAGACGCCCAGATGCAGGAGGTGCAGCTGCGGCTGGGACCCGCCAAGGGCAAGGACTTCGCCACCGGCCTCGGGCCCTACCTCGTCACCCCCGACGAGGTGGGCGACCCGCGCAACCTGCGCATGACCGCGCGGGTCAACGGCGAGATCTGGTCGGACGGCAACTCCGGCACCTCGCACTGGACCTTCGAGCAGATGATCGCCCACGTCTCGCGCGAGGAGACGATCTACCCCGGCGACGTCTTCGGCTCGGGCACCGTCGGCTCCGGCTGCGGCTACGAGCTGGACCGCTGGGTGCAGCCCGGCGACGTGATCGAGCTGACGATCGAGAAGCTCGGCACCCTGCGCAACCGCGTCGTGCGTCAATCATAAGGGAGGATGACCGTGTATCCGCAGACCAAGGGGAAGGCGACCACCCAGGCCCATGTGGGGCTGCCCGAGGGCACCTACGAGGACGAGCACGGCCGCAAGGGCTTCTTCGGCCGGGTGTCGCACCTCTACCACACGCATCAGCCCACCGACTGGCTGCGCATCGAGGGCCCCCTCAAGCCCCGCGCCATCGACACGAACAAGCTCTCGCCCACGGACGCGACCGACGCGCTGCGGGGCATGCCCGAGACCTTCATGGCCAACGACGACGTGGCGCTCAAGGTCTCGCGACTGAGCGAGCCGATGCCCTACTGGTTCCGCAACGCGGACGGCGACGACGTGATCTTCGTCCACCGCGGCGAGGGGACCTTCGAGTGCGACTTCGGGGTCATGGCCTTCGAGCGCGGCGATTACCTGGTGATCCCGAAGGGCACCACCTATCGCCTGCTGCCTCGCACCACGGACAACTTCTTCCTCTTCATCGAGTCGAGGGGCGAGATCACCCTGCCCGATCGCGGCCCCCTGGGCCCCAACGCCGTCTTCGACTGGAGCGTGCTCAAGAGCCCCACGCCTGCGCCCGTGCTGGACGCGCCCGCGGGCGAGTACGAGGTGCGCATCAAGCGCGAGGGCCAGCTGACCTCGGTCTACTACCCCTATCACCCCATGGACGTGGTGGGCTGGAAGGGCGACCTGTCGGTCTGGAAGCTCAACGTCCGCGACATCCGCCCGGTCATGAGCCACCGCTACCACCTGCCCCCGAGCGTGCACACGACCTTCCTCGGCGGCGACTTCGTCATCTGCACCTTCGTGCCCAGGCCCTTCGAGAGCGACCCCGAGGCCATGCGGGTGCCCTTCTACCACCGTAACATCGACTACGACGAGGTCCTCTTCTACCACGAGGGCGACTTCTTCAGCCGGGCGAACATCGGGCCCGCGATGGTGACCTTTCACCCGGCGGGGATCCACCACGGCCCGCACCCCAAGGCCGCCCAGAAGGCCGCGGGCAAGGAAGCCACCGACGAGATCGCCGTCATGATCGACACCAAGAATCCGCTCAGGCTCACGCCCTCGGCCATGGCGACCGAGTGGGCCGATTACCACCTCAGCTGGCGCGTGACCCCGGAGGTCACCCCCCGATGATCATCGACCCCTCGACGCTCGACCACCAGGAGGCCTACAAGCTCCTGAACGGTTCGGTCGTGCCGCGCCCCATCGCGCTGGTCTCGACCGTCTCGGCCAAGGGAGAGCGCAACCTCGCGCCCTTCAGCTTCTTCAACGTGGTGGCCTCGGCCCCCATGGCGATCAGCTTCTCTGTGATGCGCAGGGGCACGAGCGGGAATAAGAAGGATACGATCCTCAACATCGAGGAGACGGGCGAGTTCGTCGTCAACGTGGTGACCCAGGCCATCGCGGAGCAGACGAACCTGACGTCGGCCGACTTCTTCGCGCGGGGGGTGGACGAGTTCGTGGAGGCCGGCTTCACGCCGGTCGCAAGCGAGGTCGTCGCGCCGCCGAGGGTCGCGGAGTCGCCGATCAACATGGAGTGCCGGGTCCTCCAGCTGGTGGACCTGGGCGATCGCCCAGGCTCCGCGACGCTGGTCATCGGCCAGGTTCTGCGCTTCCACGTCTGGGATGCGCTCTACCACAAGGGCCGCATCGACCCGCAGAAGCTCCAGGCCGTGGGCCGCATGGCGGGATCCGCCTGGGTGCGGACCGGCGACACCTTCGACCTGATCCGGCCCGTGCAGTCCGTTTCGACCTAGTCACCACGGCGTTTTCGTACCAAGGGGGGCCCCATGAAGCGCAGCATCCGCAGGCGATCGCTCCTCATGGCCGTGCTGTGCCTTTCCCCCCTGGCGCTCGCGGCATGCCCGGCGCCCGTCTCGCCGGTGCAAACCACGGGCAAGGTGGGGGAATTGCTGCCGAGCGAGGCGCCCGCTTCGATCCAGGCGAACGTCAAGGGGGTCGCGGTGGCCCCGCTCGCCCAGCTGACGACGGT
This window encodes:
- a CDS encoding flavin reductase family protein encodes the protein MIIDPSTLDHQEAYKLLNGSVVPRPIALVSTVSAKGERNLAPFSFFNVVASAPMAISFSVMRRGTSGNKKDTILNIEETGEFVVNVVTQAIAEQTNLTSADFFARGVDEFVEAGFTPVASEVVAPPRVAESPINMECRVLQLVDLGDRPGSATLVIGQVLRFHVWDALYHKGRIDPQKLQAVGRMAGSAWVRTGDTFDLIRPVQSVST
- a CDS encoding mechanosensitive ion channel domain-containing protein, translated to MRHRLNAATLSGLALAAALSFALPARAEAPQEAVLVGGKAVFSIGDGYGQSGRERAMHATEKLAGWLSDPNSIAALRVESLRKGPAVVLGDEALLSVSESDAISAGTSREELAGIWEQRLEAAAEAERVAKQTQNGPLGTGLAIAKNLLAALAVLVGGTIAAWLITWGASRLAEMPWRPSWRVNPNLISVIGGIGSIAVAVGSVAVAITYLPGAYSLPVTVAMVAVGAMALIASAESLGNVAGGLVVKWNTLYAEGDHVRVGGFAGRVKAVGHLFTRLETEHHGERLIPNSSILRRGVSLLSAPTLAEIKVPVRLAYTVSRDLAQAIIVEAALRTHGLTDEPMPECLLAELEDEVIRYELHGRVQAAETPEVVISRFHVNLLDVLGENALAPGGQPMTRPKARLGVTTLEQTRQHSA
- the lon gene encoding endopeptidase La, whose product is MSDVSYPTSTPVLAVRDMVVFPGVVVPITVGRDMSVHLVQDAVESGEAITVATQRDMERDEITPSDLYEVGTLCKIHHMLQLPSNTLKIMVQGVERVRIGPFTQQEPYFRADVTPMPDQEGHDRVVEAMMHNVTQLLQRYGENLQGFPEELVTIALNLEDPNKLAYLLAFNLHFKLAERQALLEAEGARAKLDLLSEILTGEMELHQLGASIQSQVQTTLGKTQKEYFLREQLRAIQKELGESDERIAEVSELREKIDQAKLPPEVLKEAERELGRLEKLPPGAAEHTVIRTYLDWIIALPWARSTPDQLDIQRAREILDEDHYDLDLIKKRILEYLAVYKLKHERLGETSLRGPILCLVGPPGVGKTSLGQSIARALGRKFVRMSLGGMRDEAEIRGHRRTYIGALPGRLIQAISRSGSNNPVFMLDEIDKLGADFRGDPASALLEVLDPEQNRDFRDHYLDVPFDLSRVLFIATANVLDPVPPALRDRMEVLQLSGYTAEEKVAIAEQYLVPKQLKEHALAQRELKFTPEGLRALIADYTHEAGVRGLEREVASICRKVSVELTTGSQPRRGVLVTPARARQYLGKRRFYPEEAERPDLPGIVTGLAWTEAGGDILFIEATATPGTGQLRLTGKLGEVMKESAQAALSYVWSKAAFLGIPADFFGVSDVHLHVPAGAIPKDGPSAGIAMATAIASLASSRLVRAEIAMTGEITLRGRVLPVGGIKEKVLAARRAGIRTVILPRHNEPDLADIPGELLREMKLILVDTVDGALASALCPVPRRPRKRA
- a CDS encoding fumarylacetoacetate hydrolase family protein; this translates as MKLVTFEVATPLGRIMRLGAAIGDRILDLNAAYVTALPELSREAAGRFADVYFPPDMLRFLEGGTLGMEAARALLSRFVAGTLAERPDAGAISYPVGEVRLLSPLTRANMLRDFLAFEAHTKRGYERRGQEMPALWYELPVYYKGNNRSLVGPDAEVPWPSYTEKFDYELEIACVIGKQGRNIPLERAHEYIAGYCILNDFSARDAQMQEVQLRLGPAKGKDFATGLGPYLVTPDEVGDPRNLRMTARVNGEIWSDGNSGTSHWTFEQMIAHVSREETIYPGDVFGSGTVGSGCGYELDRWVQPGDVIELTIEKLGTLRNRVVRQS
- a CDS encoding ATP-binding protein, whose protein sequence is MHLFSEALILVSFAVCLLEGLLFFHMARLHQRPYAWPFAWMCGAAGLFLGFSFVARGVAPPWLAALWAGSFWLLVAFSAEFNFRLMGHRLTLRPHAPWIALGIVALAVLVVYPAPYDPPAKLTWLVVAALSSLFQQVLYLGFWWRARTLARSILLASVTFILLSYACFALGSQHPAATLWSTALLMVAMILQPIGCFSLLFESVATELMEQNRQVAEERLRISQVVEERTAELAEANAHLQETLADLRRLDRHKDEFFSVVSHELRTPVSAILGFSEFLDDRIAGELTPGQAEFVDGILSATRQLGLLVDDLLDVARIAGGTLRLEPRLTSLSDLLGQAIAIATPLFERKHQRLQVAIAPDLPTIHADPQRLIQVVLNLLSNASKFSPESSEVSVRADREPGGAVVTVSDRGIGIDAKEHAAVFARFYQSDRSLTRRRGGVGLGLAIARELVALHGGHISLESAFGQGATFRVHLPAAEASDDLTFDIKQRNV
- a CDS encoding tyrosine-protein phosphatase, with the translated sequence MKLRHWTHGLLAAATALSLLGCGVASPQAGSSLNGASGNRVVAESIPSTAALERLAAASPDRLIDNAPQEPGVEGLWPKPPAEDLGNLGKIEPDLWRGARPTEKGMDTLLAMGCKTIVNFENDKKVVAQEKAWAEARGIAFVSIPLSVITPPKLENVNRFLSIANDPAARPLYFHCMQGRDRTGTAAFAYRISHDRWSYDKAYDEMKAYKFHTYLLGLRGFLVWYAKTQAPAAAPAL
- a CDS encoding SRPBCC family protein, translating into MRLRLQTCLVPALLALALSRPVAALPEAGLDLSSREVKAVEQGEVVVRLRNTHESTLKDVLCVGLIKAPADRIWSVLIDYDRYDKIFKGILKTETRAKDGEVEDHYSLLDYPWPMGDRWVVNRITHAADRRSITWHRVEGTVKEVVGSWHLVPDGDETMVIYKVRLDPGIPFIPAWAIDWGSQRVAPDIIHAVRRQVR
- a CDS encoding homogentisate 1,2-dioxygenase is translated as MTVYPQTKGKATTQAHVGLPEGTYEDEHGRKGFFGRVSHLYHTHQPTDWLRIEGPLKPRAIDTNKLSPTDATDALRGMPETFMANDDVALKVSRLSEPMPYWFRNADGDDVIFVHRGEGTFECDFGVMAFERGDYLVIPKGTTYRLLPRTTDNFFLFIESRGEITLPDRGPLGPNAVFDWSVLKSPTPAPVLDAPAGEYEVRIKREGQLTSVYYPYHPMDVVGWKGDLSVWKLNVRDIRPVMSHRYHLPPSVHTTFLGGDFVICTFVPRPFESDPEAMRVPFYHRNIDYDEVLFYHEGDFFSRANIGPAMVTFHPAGIHHGPHPKAAQKAAGKEATDEIAVMIDTKNPLRLTPSAMATEWADYHLSWRVTPEVTPR